TTGATGGCGATACCTCTTACCGTTGCCTATATAAGTAAACATTTGAAGCGGCATAATTGTGCCGCTTTTGCTTGACTATCGATATGCTAATAAATGCTTAACTTATTTTTATGGCAGGTCCAAAAGGGTCAAAGTATTACGATATCTTTCTAGATTTCTCTATCTTCCTCAAACATAAGGAGGATGGTCATCCTATTTTAACGGAAGAGCACTTTGAACTTCTTTTAAATATTGGAGAGTTAGGCTCTTTAGTTGCTTCGGCGGAGAAAATGAAAATTAGTTACCGTAAGGCTTGGGAGTTGGTTCGACAATCGGAGAAGACCCTAGGATTTCAACTAATTGAGAAGCACCGTGGTGGTAGGGACGGTGGAAATTCTGTATTAACTGAAGAAGGGAAGAATTTAATTGAGGCTTACAAGGAATTGCGTTTTGAGTTTGACTCATCGGTAAAGAGGATAGTTAAGGATTTTTTTCACAAGATAAATGAGTAATAGCGATAGATGTTATATTTAGTGGGGATTGACGATACTGATAATTTAGAGAGCAGAGGAACTGGATTTATTGGACGTACAATGGGCGAGCAGATAAATGCTTCGGGTTTGGGTATTTGTGGCGGGGTATCAAGGCATCAATTGCTATTTGATCAAAGGGTTCCTTATACATCGCATAACTCATCACTTTGCTTAGAAATTGAGACTGATAAACCTGACGAGGTGTGGAATTTAATGGTTGAATATCTACTTGAAGCTTGTGCACCCGGCTCCGACTGTGGTTTATGTATGGTTGATGCTGATAAAATTCCTGAATCAATTGTAGAATGGGGGCAAAAGGCAAAACGTGATTTGCTAAGACAGATTGATGCTCACGAACTCGCAAAGAAAGAGAATGTTAGATTGATTGGTTTAACAGGCAACCACGATGGGGTAATTGGTTCAATGGCTGCTGTGGGATTACGAGCATCGGGTAGTGATGGACGGTTTGTTGGGTTAAGGGGAACCGAGGTAAGAACAATAAGCGGGGTTAAAACTTCTGCAGAATTAAAAAAACTTGTTCATTTGCATAAAATAGTAACCACTGAGGGTGAACTTGTTGATGACCATTCTCGAATATCATTAGAGGGTTGGTTAAGACCTGTACATCGCGATGGTCTTATTACTTTGATAGTTAATAGAATTGATAATAATGAAGAATATGGCTACCAGCTTGCAGACAAAGAGTATATCAAAGGCATTTCCGATTAGTTTTTCAATAGCAGTGCAATTTATGCTCCTGCTTATGGTGGGTTTTATTGCAACATGGCTACATCTGCGTTTTAGAATTCCACTGAAAATGCCGGGCAGACATGGACTTGAATTCATGTTGCTAATTATGGGGGCGAGGTCTTTGTCGAACTTAAGATTGGCTTCAACCATTACAGTTACAGGTTCAATTTTAGCCTCTTTAATTCCGGGCTTAGGCTATGGCGATCCATTACTGCCATATATCTACCTTGTCATGGGAGCCACAATTGATTTTGTATGGTATAATTGGAAGTCACTTTTAGTTTGGATTCCAATAGCTGCATTGCTGGGTGGAGTTGTATATAGTTTTATACCAATATTTAGGATGTTTTTATCTCCACTATTTGGCTCAATCCATTCATCATTAAGTAATGGATTACTATTTCCTTGGATGACCCATTTTGCCTTTGGATTTATTGGTTCATTGGCTGGTGTTGGGTTGGTTGTAGGAATAAAAAAACTTAAGAATAAATAAAAATATTGGGTGTTTGAAAGGTTTGAACACCCATTTTTAACATATACCGATATGAAGTATATTGCTTGTCGTATTCTATTAGCCATTGCTTGTCTAGGTATAACAGGTGTTTCATGCAGCAAGTCGGAAGCGGATGCTGGTGCTCCAACCATCGAATTGGTTGATGGAAGTAATTTAATTACGGTGGATACTTCGGCGATGGAGGCATCGATACTTCATTTTAGGGTTCATTGTAAATGGAATGGAGAACAAACCCTAACGAACTTAATAGTTGCAAGCAACGGAATTCGTGTTGTTGACGAGGGAATGAATATCAAAGAATTTGAAAGAAATGTTGATTTTGCTAAAAGCAGTAGCGACGTTGATTCAATTGCATTTACAATACGTGATATTAAGGGTGGTTCATCTTCTACCTTTTTGAAGGTTCAGAAGAAGGCAGGTTCTGGTGGCGGCGAACTTATTAAGTACGATAACATCACCCTAAATGCCCAGAATTCTGTTGGAGGGAAGAGTTTTCTTTCTTTCTCAAATGGAACTGCCTATACTTTGCAGGATGCGTTTGGTGTTCAGCAAACTATCAATCTGCTTTATTACTACGATGCGATATCTGGAGAGGCCAATACAATTGCTTCGCCCGGAGCGAATGTTGACGCATCGATATTTACAGGAACTTATGGCTTATCAAATTGGACTGTAAAGAATACCTCACGTTTTTATCCAATTACATTAACTCAACAGCAATTTGAGACTATTTCCGATCCTGTTTTTGTGATCAATTCATACTCCGAATCGCAGGGAAAACGTAAGGCGAAAAACCTTGTAGTTGGAGATGTGTATTCATTTAAAGACGAAAGTACTGGCAAATACGGTATTTTCAGAGTGTATGAGGTAGTTGGGGAGGATGCTGGTAAGGTGGTCTTTTCCATCGTAATGCAAAAGTAAAATCAATTAAGCATTCTGAGAAATCTATGAAATCTGCATTTTGCATTATCAGCCTAATAATAATTTCTTTATCTGGTTACAATCAAAATTGTTTCAAGGGGAAAGTTGTGGATGCTAATTCCAAGAAACCGCTTGCAGGTGTTACTGTTAAGGTAGTGAGTGAAACAATTGGGGCTATTACTGGTTTAAATGGAGAATTCTTACTTTGTGAAATTAAGCAGGAAACAATTGATCTTTTATTTAGCCATATAGGTTACAAGCCAGTTTATAAGTTACATGTAAGGGCAATTGATTTTGTGGAGGTAAATTTAATGGAATCGCCAATTGCGTTAGATCCGATTGTTGTAACTGCAACCCTTACCCCGCAGTCAACATGGGAGGTGCCAGCACTAGTCAGTGTAATTGATAGTGTTAAGGTACGATCTCAGTCCGCATTAAATACAGATGATTACTTAAGAACAATCCCCGGATTGTATATCGATAGATCTAATGGGGTTTTCTCAAAAAATGCAGCGGTTACAATGCGTGGATTGGATGGCTCGAACCGAGTTTTGATACTGTACGATGGCGCTCCGCTGAATAAAACATCTTACGGGTTTATCAACTGGAGTTTGATTTCGCCTGATATGGTTGACCAAATAGAGGTTGTACATGGCCCTTCATCGGCATTATTCGGGAATAATGCCATGGCAGGTGTAATAAACATCAGAACGAAAGAACCGCTTAATTCTCCTTTTTACGGCTCAATTACTGGTGAGGCTGGTGGTTTTGGTTTGTATGGTACAAGGGCAATGATGGGAGGAAAGATTCCTGTTTTGAAAAAGGGCATTAGCATAATGACAAATGGGTTTTACAGAAAGGGCTATGGTTATATTGTTGATCCTCCCGAAGTTAGAGATTCTACAAGTGCTAAATCTTATATCAATGAGAAAGGTTTAGTCGTTAAAGCAATTGTTTCTTTATCCGATAGTTCAACCTTTTATATTGGAGGTAATCTTTACGAGGATAAAAGAGGAGCGGGGAGAGCGGTTTACATGAGCGATGGTAGCTTTGATGCTTATACTACTAAGCGTTTAAGATTCGGCTATAATGGAAGAATTGAGAAGTTTAAACTTGAGATTTATGGTTATGCTCAGCGGGAGAATTACTATCGGCAGAACGAGGCAGTAAACACATCCGGTGATTACAAACTATTCCATACTTTTCAGGTTTCAGGAGATTTAGGGCTATGGGCAAATGCATTACGAAGGTTAGGCGTAAAAAACGAACTAATCGGAGGTGTTGACCTTAAACATGGCTGGATGGATGCCGAGGATATTTACAGAACATCTACTGATGATGTACTACGCAAAGGAAAGGTAACATTTGCTGCTATGTTTCTTCAGGATGAACAAACTTTCTTTGATTCAAAGTTAAAGGTGTTGGGCGGACTCAGATTCGATGTTGCAACCTTTTTTGATGGATTGCTAAAAGTTTCTGATCCTACAAAGAATACGGGTTTTGGTAGAGATACTCTGGCGAATTTTCCTAAAAGTTCATGGAATTCATTAAATCCAAAACTTGGTATCAGGTATTTGCCAAATAAGTGGCTAAGCATTTATGGTTCGGTAGCTTCAGGGTTTATGCCTGCTAAATTGGACGACCTTTGTTCAACAAGAAAGATTACAAAAGGATTTAAGTTGGCAAATCCAAACCTAAAACCAGAGAATCTCTTAACCTATGAATTGGGTGGTGGTCTGAGATTTAACTCAATTTTAAGGCTGGATGCTGCATTATATTTATCGAAGGGATATGATTTTCAGTATTTTGTTTCAACAGGCGATTCAATAGATACTGGTGGCGATGGCCTTAAGCCGATTGTTAAGCGTGAGAATATCACCTCGGTTAGAATTATGGGAGGAGAAATATCAGTAAGTCTCAATCCTTTTAAATGGTTAATAGTAAGGGGGAATTATTCCCAGAATCATTCTGAAATTATTGCATTTAAAGCAAATCCGCTGGTTAATATCGATTTAAAAAGGAAATCACTTGCCGAAGTTCCACTCAATCAAGCATCTGGCGAACTAATTATGCAGAGTAGATTTGTTAATGCTGGACTTGTTTGGATCTACATTGGCTCTCAGTGGGGCGATGAGGTTAATAGTTATAAGATTGATCCTTGGAATACATTCAACTTAAGACTTTGGAAAGATTTCAGATCTATTAAATTTACCCTTGATATACAGGACTTACTGGATAATCCTTATACCGATAAAAAGGGGTTAATATCACCCGGAAGATTCTTTCAGTTTTCAGCAACATATAGTTTTAAATAACGAGAGTTTGGTATAAGAATGTGACAATGGCAGAGACATATAATTATTTAGTATTACGATGGAAGGTTGGAATGATGGAATAATGGAACTGGAGCGAAGCGGAACTCGACGAAGTCAAAACAAGGGGTTAGATTCTTACTTATTTCTTCCATTTTTCCATTGTTTCAAATAAAATAGATTGATACATAAGTTAATACATTGTTTCTTGAATCGAACAGACTTTAAATAGCAGTATTGATAATACTTACGGATATGTTAACTAATAAGATTAAAATTATACTACTAGCCTCAATTGCATTATTTTCATGCGGTAGAAAGGCTGAAAAGGTTAACCCTTTTACGGGAGAACTTACAATTTTTCATGCGGGAAGTCTATCAATGCCGATGAAAGCAGCAGTTGATAGTTTTAAACGATTGTACCCAGCAGTAACATTCAAACTAGAATCGGCAGGCAGCGTTGAGTGCGCCCGCAAGATTACAGAATTGGGTAAGCAATGCGATTTATTGGCATCAGCCGATTATAAAGTGATTGATAAGCTACTTATCCCTCAGTATGCATCATGGAATATCCCATTTGCTGGTAACGAGATGGCGATTGTTTATCAAGAAAAATCAAGGCATTCACAGGAAATTAGTAAGGATAACTGGTTTGAGATTTTAGCAAAAGATGACGTTGCCTTTGGTAGAAGCGATCCAAATTCTGACCCTTGCGGGTATCGAACTGTTATGACGATTAAACTTGCAGAAAAGTATTACCTGAATACAACGATTTCAAAGACTCTCCTTAGTAAAGATACCAAGCATATTCGCCCTAAAGAGGTTGATCTCCTTGCGTTACTTGAAAGCAATACGATTGACTATATCTTCCTATACAAATCAGTTGCAATTCAGCATGGACTGAAATATCTTACGCTACCTCAAGAGATAAATCTTTCGAATCTTACAATGGATTCACTCTACAAAACCGTTTCGGTTGAGGTAAATGGAAAAACACCCAACTCAAAACTAACCATGTTCGGAGAACCAATGGTTTACGGGCTTACAATACCTAAGAATTCTCCAAATCCAAAATTGGCGATTGAATTCGTAAAGTATTTCTTAGAGCAGAACGGGGGTCAGGCAATAATTAAAGAGATGGGGCAAACTCCGATTGTGCCTTCATCAACTTTGTCGTATGACAGTATTCCTAAACCGTTGAAAGGTTTTGCGTTGAAGAAAATAAACTAGTTTTTGCAATAAATAAGCTTTCTTGTCATTCCGGGCGAAGTCCCGGAATCTATATCTTTGTAAAAATACAAAGCATCGCATATTACTTATATATCATGACGAACAGCAGAGACACAGTTTTGTATTTAGGTGTAACAAATGATATTAAAAGAAGAGTAATTGAACATAGAACCAAACAAAATGAAGGATTTACCAAAAAGTATAATTGCGAAAAATTAGTTTGGTTTGAAAAATATGAAGATATTCGATTGGCAATAGAGCAGGAGAAAAGGATGAAGAAATGGAAGAGGGAATACAAGGACAATATAATCAACAGTTTTAATCCAGAATGGAAAGATCTTTTTGAATTTTTATAATGGGATTCCGGGACTTCGCCCGGAATGACAAGAAACAGTGAGTTTCGCTTTTAGAATAATTTTTTAAAATAAAACCTTTAATGCCATCTAAACTTAGCAATAGCATAAGAGATTTTAACCAGAGTTTTTCTTGGTTCAGGCTTATTGCCTCGTTGTTAGGTGGTGTACTACTTCTATTCATCATCTCCCCTATACTAGGAATGGTATTTGCAACCCCATTGGAAAGTCTAATCAAAACAGCAGGTGAGGACGAGGTTCAACAGAGCATCTGGCTTACTATTTGGGTTGCTATGGCTGCCACTTTAATTTTTGCAATACTTTCCATTCCGCTTGCCTATTTGCTGGCACGTTTCGAATTTCCTCTAAAACGATTGGTTCTAGGAATCATAGATCTACCAGTAGTTATTCCTCATTCCGCTGCGGGTATAGCTTTACTTGGGTTTATGGCAAGGGATAGCTTTTTAGGTAAAACTTCTTCCTCGTTGGGATTTAGTTTTGTAGGAACTTCAGGAGGAATTGCGCTTGCAATGGCATTTGTAAGTGTTCCATTCCTAATAAACTATGCAAGGGAGGGGTTTGCTGCAGTTCCTGAACGTTTGGAGAAGGCGGCGTTAAACCTTGGAGCAACGCCTACAAGGGTCTTTTTTACTATATCGCTTCCTCTTGCATGGAAAAGCATTGTGTCGGGACTTATTATGATGTTTGCTCGTGGAATGAGCGAGTTTGGTGCAGTAATAGTGGTTGCTTATCATCCTATGATAACACCTGTTCTGATTTTTGAACGATTTGGATCATTCGGACTTAAATATGCACGACCAGTTGCCGTTCTATTTATTGGGGTTTGCTTGCTGGTATTTGTTTTGGTGCGATTAATAGCCAGAAAGGAGCACCGCGATGCTTAAGGTTGAAGGTTTATCCAAAAAATTTAAAGAATTCGCAATATGCGATATAACCTTTGAGGTGAACAAAGGTGATTATTTTATGCTACTTGGCCCATCGGGTGCTGGAAAATCAATGATTCTTGAAATAATTGCGGGTATTGTTAAACCTGATAATGGGCAAATTTGGATTAATGGTATTGATGTAACCAAAGCCAGCATTGGAAGGAGAAGCGTAGGTCTTGTTTTTCAGGATTTGGCAGTATTTCCTAATATGTCGGTATCGCAGAATATTGGATATCCACTTCGCCGTAAAGGAATTAAAAAGGTAGACGAACAAATAAAGGTTTTTGAAATTGCAGATAAACTTTCAATCTCAAATCTTCTCGATAGAAACCCTGCATCGCTCTCAGGCGGAGAATTACAAAGGGTGGCATTGGCACGTACACTTGCACTAGAACCAACGGTTTTACTACTCGATGAACCCTTATCATCAGTTGATGTACAGCTAAGATCTGGGCTAATGGCTTTGCTTCGCAACTTAAACCGTGAAGGGCAAACGATACTTCATGTTACTCACGATTACGATGAAGCTATTTCACTTGGAAGTCATGTAGCCGTTGTAAACAGTGGAGGAATCGTTCAAAAAGGCACACCTGTTGATGTTTTTCGGAATCCTGCATCGGAGTTTGTAGCAAATTTTAGTGGTATAAAGAATTTCTTTCAAGGCTCAATATCTGATACAACGGAACATGGGTTAAAAGGATTTTCCATAAATGGCCTTAAAGTGTGGCTATATACTGATGAGGTTGAACCCAATGGCTTTGTCTGTTTCCCCGAAAATGCGATTAGCGTTTCAATCGAAAAGCCTGAAAATAGTGCTTTGAACACTTTTCAGGGTATAATTGTAGATATCTTTCCACAAAAACATGGGTTTGAAGTTTGGCTTGATATTGGAATTCGTGTTGCGGCTTTAGTAACTTGGGAATCCGTTGAAAAACTTGGACTAAAGACCGATAAGAAAGTGTGGATATCGGTTAAGGCAAATTCGGTAAGATTTATCCCAAAAGTTTAATTCGTAGCCCTAAAATCAATATTTTCAGGATAAATTAATGTTTATAACGATTGTTTTATATCTTTAAAATGGATATAAAAAATCTCTTATGCGAATTTGTTTTCTGCTGATACTGTTCCTTTCAACAGTTCTATCATCAACAAGTCAAGATTTAGTAAACTCAAAGAGAGAGAGTTACTACGTCTACGTTTATAAGATTACAAACAAGCAAGCATTCAGCGTTTATCGGCATAAACGTATCGAAGCTGATGAATTGCTATTTAAGCATCTTGTTGACTCATTTCCTGCACATCAATTAAACACAGAACGGCTCAGTCGTGGGCACTATTTATTGGTCAAAGCGCAGTCAAACCAGTTGAAACTAAGCATTCATTCTGAAAATAAAATGACTCCGTTGATTGTGAACAACAACAATGACTTCTGCATGGTAATAGCTGGTACAGAAGGTTTAATAGAGGATGCAATTGTAAGAGTTAGTGGAAAAAAAGTGAGATTTGACAATAAAACTCATACATATCGTTTACCCAAATCGCACCCTGATGGATATCTCTCAATTGAAAAGGATGGGTTTATTGGAATATATCTACTGAGTAAGAATTATAAAACCAATAAAGTAAAATTGGCATTATCTCAAAAACCAATACGTTATGTTTGGATGCCAGTTAGACTTGTAGTTGGATCTCCGTTCGATTTAGTAAGAAGTTTTGTTAAAGGTTACCCTTCGGGTATTTTCTACTACTTATGGAAACCGTTTGGTGATGTTTCTAGAAGCATTAGATATGGAGAACCTGAAGGTTGGATTGCCGCTGTAACCGATTTTGCTGAATCAATTAGTTATGGTGAGCCAGAACCTAGAATGGAAAAACTTTGGTGTTTTTTCAACCATAGTTTTAGACAAAAGAAAGGATTCATAATTTTAAACAAACCCATCTATCGGTTGGGTGATACATTGAAATTAAAGGCTTTTGTTGCCGACTCTAAAGGAGAATTGAAGAATGAAATCCTTGAGCTTTTTGTAAATCAGAAAAAGATAAAAGAGATTACCCAGTATAGAAAAGGTTTTTACGAAACTCAGTTTGTACTTCACGATAGTTTAAATCTTAGGCTGGATCAATCTGCTAGTATTAGATTGGAAAATATTAAAGGGCAATCTGTTGATACCTATTTCAGTTTGGAGGATTACGAATTAAAGAACAATACCTTTAGTGTTAGACTGGAGAAGAAAGATCACTTTCGAGGGGAGAAAAATAGTATAATCTGCACGGGTAAAGATGAAAACGGAAATCCTATTCCTGATGCAAGAGTTGAGGTAATTTTACTGCCAAAAAGGATTAACAAAACACTATCTCCTGAAGTATTCATCCCTGATACGCTATGGAAATACTCTCGTTTATTAGAGGATATGCCTGAAACTTCCATCGCAATTCCCGATTCAATATTTCCTAAAGCCATAATTGATTATTTGGTGAATGTGAGTTTTAAAGATCAGGCTAATGAATATCATAGGTTTAACGAGAACGGATGCTTTATAGGTGATACTTCCAGAATCATAGTTGATCTTAACGGTCAAGATTCTTTAATTGCACGACTTTATTATAGGGGAAAGGAGACGAAAGGCACTGGCACACTAAAGATTGATGATCAAGCCCACCAGAAAATTTCGTACCCTTTTTCATTTAAACCCAACCCAACTAAAAAGGTTTATGATTTCTTTGAAATGAGTACAAGGTTAAAATATTATTTACCTGCTAATTATAGCGATGTTTCGATTTCTGCAACAAGAACCGAAGATTCAATTTTTGTAAACATTGTCAACATCCGAAAATTGAAAGTTGATTATTTCATTTATCGGGGCAATAATGAATATTATAGAGGTGTGTGTGACTCAACTGAAAACTTTGCAAAAAGTTATAGGTCAAAGAAGATTTGCTCCATGTATGTAAGTTATGTATGGGCAGGTGAGGTAATTGGAAACAATTATAGCGTTAATCTTAAGGATGACTTGTTAAATCTTGATTTAATTGCTCCTCCTAATGCGGTTCCTGGTCAAGAGGTGGAGTTTAAAATTGCACTTACCAATAGTAAAGGACAACCTGTTTCGAATGCTGATTTAACAGCTTGGGCTGTGACCAGTAAATTCAAGAAAAATCAGGAGATAAATTTGCCAAATTTTGCAAAAGAACCAAAGGCTCGAATGCTTAGGAATAGATTCTTTGTTAGACTTCCTAATGATGTGAATGTTAACCGAGATTTAGATTTTAAGCGGTGGGGTCGACCATTGGGAATCGATACCATTGAATTTTATAAATTTCTTTACCCTAAATATGGACTTTACATCAATGAGATAAAATCGGATGATAGCGTAACGCTTATATCTCCTTACCTTCATAGCAATGGAAAACCTATCGGTATTCAGCAGATAAATATAAACGGTTGGCCTGTATACTTTGGTTTAGAGCGTGGAAGTAAACCCTACATCTTTAATGCATCGAGGTTTAATAATATTGAATTTATTGCTAAAGACAAGATTTATAAAATTAAAGATTTCTCCCTTAAAATTAATCGTAAAACTATTGTAAACTTCGATGTTTCAAAACCAAATAGTTTAGTAATAATTAAGGAAAAAGATGATAAAGCGCTAAGGCAGCAAATCTATGATGCGAATAGGTATATTCTAAGAGTTAGAAATAGCGGAAATATTAATAGTGTTAAGGGATTTATCATACAAAATCAAAATACCTTTCTTGTACCGTCCGCTTATGCTTATTACAGAGGGTTGAATTTAGCACCAATTCTTTCAAACGACTTTGATTTTACTGCATACGGTAATAATTATAGGATTGGATTTGTTCCAGGCTACGAATACACTTTTGGGCAAAAAGTGGTTGTAATGAGAACCACCAAACCTTTTACCAAATACGATATCAAGTATAGTGTATACAACATTTCATGGGATTTTGAGGATAAATTTCTAACCCGTAAGGATGGTATTAATTTCATTAAACCTAACAGAGATCCATTTAATGCTTTATTTACAGGCACCTATTCAAGCACCTATAATGGAGCTAAGTTGCATTTTGTCAATAATTCAACAATAAAACCAAATGCTATCGTTGTACTTAGCCATTCTGATCCTGGGTTTATTATTTGTGATAAAGAGTTATTTCGTTATGGAAAAAATTATCAGATATCAAGTACAGGCTATTATCGGTTATTTCTATTCTACAACGATGGTATCAGAGCTAGGGACTCAATCTTTATCTCCGCTAAGGGTGAATTTTATATGGAGATAACAGATAGTCATATTGGTAACTCACCCATAAAAAAAGCCCATTATACTGAAGTCTCAAAAATAGTAGAGGGGTTTCCAGTTTCACCATCTGAATTTGCTAATAAGTTATACCATGGATCAATCCCTTTTGTAAAAAAGAATGTTACAATTAGTGAGATTCGCGATAGCAAAAGGGTAAACTACTCGGGAAATGCTATTTACGGAAAAATTACTTCTAATGAAGATGGTTTGCCAATACCAGGTGTTTCGGTAGTCATTAAGGGCACAAACATAAGCACGATTTCAGATATCGAGGGCAACTATCAAGTATATACTTCGAGCGATTCGCATGTTTTGGTATTTAGTTTTGTAGGGATGAAAGATCAAGAGGTTTCAATTGAGAATAGTCCAGAAATTAATATTGAACTTCAAGCAGAATCTATGGCTTGCGAGGAGATTGTGGTTACTGCTTTTGGATATTCTCCCAAATCGTTTTCACTTGCGGGGAAAGTAGCAGGAGTTCAGGTGTCTAGTTCTAATGGTTTATCACAGCCAATTCTAATAAGGGGCTCAGGTTCAATTAGTGGAAGTAATCCCCCTCTGTACGTGGTGGATGGGGTTATTATGTCACAGGAAGAGTGTAGCGCATTAAACCAAGCATCTATTGAATCAATGTCAGTTCTAAAGGGCGAACAAGCAACCAGCTTATATGGCTCTCGTGGAGCCAATGGGGTTGTTATTATCACAACCAAAGGAGGAACAAAACCGATTAGCATCAAAAATGCCTTGGCTGATTCAAGTTATGCTGCTGGGTTGGAAAATGCGAGTTCATTGCGTACAAGTTTTTCGGATTATGCATTCTGGAAACCAACACTGTCAACGGACAAGAATGGTATTGCCAAGTTTAAAACAAAACTACCCGATGATATAACAACATGGAAAACCTATGCAATTGCGGTTGGTAAAGATCTTAAGATGGCTAAAACTCAAGGTACAATAAAAGCCTTTAAACCTGTAATGGCTTCACTTTCATTACCAAGATTCTTAGTTGAGGGTGATTCCGTGTACGTTAAAGGTAGAGTGAAAAACTATTCGGAGCAGGATGAAAAGGTTTCAAGAAATTTCAAGTATTTGAGCTTCACTAAAACCCTCCCTGATAGTTTATTGCATAAGATTATTAATGACTCTACCCTTGTTATTGCTCCTGTTGACGATAGTATATCAGTTGAGTATTCAGCAAAAATTAAGAACGGTATTTCCGATGGTGAACGTCGCAAAATTCCACTAAATCGAATTGGAACACTCGAAACCAAAGGCATATTTGTTTATGCCGATACCGATACAACCTTTACCGTTCCTGATTCTACAATAGGTAAAAACACAACAATATATGCAACATCAGGTAAATATGACTTCCTTAAGTCACTTACAGAATCAATAGTTAACTACCCATATTTGTGTAATGAGCAAGCAGCATCCAAATTAATTGCACTACTAACTCTTGAGAAAGCAGCAAAAATTGAAAATAAACCATTTAAGCAAAAGAAAGATGTTCAGAAATTAATAAAGAAGTTGCTTGAATCAAGAGGAAAAGGAGGTTTATGGGGTTGGTGGAAGGACGGTAACGATGAGCCTTGGGTATCTAGCCATGTTATAAAAGCGTTGCTGATGGCTAAAAAAGCAGATTATAAGTTTGATCTTAATATTAATTCAATTGTAGAATCTCTGAAAAAAAGGTTGGAAGAGGCTAAATATTTCTATGAATTGGTTTCAACACTAGACATTCTAATTGATATCGATAAATCTACTGATTATAAGGTTTACATTGAAAAGGTTGTAAAGGAAAATAAATTATTCAAATATAATGCCTTGATAAATGCCATAAAGGTATCAAGTATTCAGATGAGAGCAGGGCTATTGAAACATGTTCCAGATAGTCTATTTAGGAATACAATCTCAACCTTTGCTGGAGGCGTTTGCTGGGGAAGCGAAACAATTTGGCCGGATGATCATCGCAATATCACTACCGCTGAGATGTATAAACTTATCAAAATGGATAGTTCAAGGGTGGATTGGTTGCGGAAGATTAATCGCTTCTTCTTTATGAACATCAACAACCAATCATACATGAA
This region of Bacteroidales bacterium genomic DNA includes:
- a CDS encoding TonB-dependent receptor plug domain-containing protein, producing MRICFLLILFLSTVLSSTSQDLVNSKRESYYVYVYKITNKQAFSVYRHKRIEADELLFKHLVDSFPAHQLNTERLSRGHYLLVKAQSNQLKLSIHSENKMTPLIVNNNNDFCMVIAGTEGLIEDAIVRVSGKKVRFDNKTHTYRLPKSHPDGYLSIEKDGFIGIYLLSKNYKTNKVKLALSQKPIRYVWMPVRLVVGSPFDLVRSFVKGYPSGIFYYLWKPFGDVSRSIRYGEPEGWIAAVTDFAESISYGEPEPRMEKLWCFFNHSFRQKKGFIILNKPIYRLGDTLKLKAFVADSKGELKNEILELFVNQKKIKEITQYRKGFYETQFVLHDSLNLRLDQSASIRLENIKGQSVDTYFSLEDYELKNNTFSVRLEKKDHFRGEKNSIICTGKDENGNPIPDARVEVILLPKRINKTLSPEVFIPDTLWKYSRLLEDMPETSIAIPDSIFPKAIIDYLVNVSFKDQANEYHRFNENGCFIGDTSRIIVDLNGQDSLIARLYYRGKETKGTGTLKIDDQAHQKISYPFSFKPNPTKKVYDFFEMSTRLKYYLPANYSDVSISATRTEDSIFVNIVNIRKLKVDYFIYRGNNEYYRGVCDSTENFAKSYRSKKICSMYVSYVWAGEVIGNNYSVNLKDDLLNLDLIAPPNAVPGQEVEFKIALTNSKGQPVSNADLTAWAVTSKFKKNQEINLPNFAKEPKARMLRNRFFVRLPNDVNVNRDLDFKRWGRPLGIDTIEFYKFLYPKYGLYINEIKSDDSVTLISPYLHSNGKPIGIQQININGWPVYFGLERGSKPYIFNASRFNNIEFIAKDKIYKIKDFSLKINRKTIVNFDVSKPNSLVIIKEKDDKALRQQIYDANRYILRVRNSGNINSVKGFIIQNQNTFLVPSAYAYYRGLNLAPILSNDFDFTAYGNNYRIGFVPGYEYTFGQKVVVMRTTKPFTKYDIKYSVYNISWDFEDKFLTRKDGINFIKPNRDPFNALFTGTYSSTYNGAKLHFVNNSTIKPNAIVVLSHSDPGFIICDKELFRYGKNYQISSTGYYRLFLFYNDGIRARDSIFISAKGEFYMEITDSHIGNSPIKKAHYTEVSKIVEGFPVSPSEFANKLYHGSIPFVKKNVTISEIRDSKRVNYSGNAIYGKITSNEDGLPIPGVSVVIKGTNISTISDIEGNYQVYTSSDSHVLVFSFVGMKDQEVSIENSPEINIELQAESMACEEIVVTAFGYSPKSFSLAGKVAGVQVSSSNGLSQPILIRGSGSISGSNPPLYVVDGVIMSQEECSALNQASIESMSVLKGEQATSLYGSRGANGVVIITTKGGTKPISIKNALADSSYAAGLENASSLRTSFSDYAFWKPTLSTDKNGIAKFKTKLPDDITTWKTYAIAVGKDLKMAKTQGTIKAFKPVMASLSLPRFLVEGDSVYVKGRVKNYSEQDEKVSRNFKYLSFTKTLPDSLLHKIINDSTLVIAPVDDSISVEYSAKIKNGISDGERRKIPLNRIGTLETKGIFVYADTDTTFTVPDSTIGKNTTIYATSGKYDFLKSLTESIVNYPYLCNEQAASKLIALLTLEKAAKIENKPFKQKKDVQKLIKKLLESRGKGGLWGWWKDGNDEPWVSSHVIKALLMAKKADYKFDLNINSIVESLKKRLEEAKYFYELVSTLDILIDIDKSTDYKVYIEKVVKENKLFKYNALINAIKVSSIQMRAGLLKHVPDSLFRNTISTFAGGVCWGSETIWPDDHRNITTAEMYKLIKMDSSRVDWLRKINRFFFMNINNQSYMNTYHKAVIIDAISDDILSMGLQSDPKLSLSVNDSIINVNKFPYNLTITAGDKVVVKKSGGRPVLFTSYSKKFNSNPIKISDYFSVETFFDTKSNRVKIGKPIKLTAIVTVKRDSPYTMIEIPIPAGFSYDDNQKKGFNEDYREKFKDHVSVFYNRLYNGICIIEITLIPRFTGSFTLNPARAELMYFPTFFGREGVKRIKVE